One region of Pseudomonas glycinae genomic DNA includes:
- a CDS encoding YcgL domain-containing protein — protein sequence MKRICSIYQSSKKSGMYLYVLKSDALERVPEGLMAAFGKARHSFDLVLTPERKLASEDIAVVLENLEKQGYHLQMPPAEEEYIEHLPEELLRRNDPV from the coding sequence AGTTCGAAGAAAAGCGGCATGTACCTGTACGTGCTCAAGAGCGATGCGCTGGAGCGCGTGCCGGAAGGCCTGATGGCGGCGTTCGGCAAGGCCAGGCATTCCTTCGATCTGGTACTGACCCCCGAGCGCAAGCTGGCCAGCGAAGACATCGCCGTGGTCCTGGAAAACCTCGAAAAGCAGGGCTATCACCTGCAAATGCCACCGGCCGAGGAAGAGTACATCGAGCACTTGCCCGAAGAGTTGCTGCGACGCAACGATCCGGTCTGA